One window from the genome of Pantoea cypripedii encodes:
- a CDS encoding Dyp-type peroxidase translates to MSQFQSGILLEHRRFAIWLEARVTGNLDALRLGSKTFLQHLDALQHKFADAGLGAVIAFGDTLWRDLQGADAAPELKAFSALGKGIAPATQRDLLIHIQSLRHDVNFSLAQAALVAFADAVDIEEETHGFRWVEERDLSGFVDGTENPQGEQREQVAIIAAGPDAGGSYVFTQRWEHNLKLWNRMAVDKQEAVMGRTKVENEEIPGDDRPATSHLSRVDLKEEGKGLKILRQSLPYGTASGTHGLFFIAYCNRLHNIEQQLLSMFGERDGKMDAMLRFTKPVTGSYFFAPSLDALQAL, encoded by the coding sequence ATGTCTCAATTTCAGAGCGGGATTCTGCTGGAACACCGCCGTTTCGCCATTTGGCTGGAAGCCCGCGTCACGGGCAATCTCGATGCGCTGCGCCTGGGCAGCAAAACCTTTCTGCAACACCTCGATGCACTGCAACACAAATTCGCCGATGCCGGACTGGGCGCGGTAATCGCCTTTGGTGATACGTTGTGGCGTGATTTGCAGGGCGCTGATGCGGCGCCAGAACTGAAAGCCTTTAGTGCGTTGGGCAAAGGCATTGCGCCTGCCACGCAGCGTGATTTGCTGATCCATATCCAGTCGCTCCGTCACGATGTGAACTTCTCCCTGGCGCAGGCCGCGCTGGTGGCGTTTGCGGATGCTGTCGATATCGAAGAAGAAACCCACGGTTTTCGCTGGGTGGAAGAGCGTGATCTCTCCGGTTTCGTTGATGGCACCGAGAACCCGCAAGGCGAACAGCGCGAGCAGGTGGCGATTATTGCCGCGGGTCCGGATGCGGGTGGTAGCTATGTCTTTACCCAGCGCTGGGAGCATAACCTCAAGCTGTGGAACCGCATGGCGGTTGACAAGCAGGAAGCGGTGATGGGGCGCACTAAGGTAGAGAATGAAGAGATTCCCGGCGATGATCGTCCGGCTACCTCGCATCTCAGCCGTGTCGATTTGAAAGAAGAGGGTAAAGGGCTGAAGATTTTGCGTCAGAGCTTGCCTTATGGCACCGCCAGCGGCACCCACGGCCTGTTTTTTATTGCCTACTGCAATCGCCTGCATAATATCGAACAGCAGCTGTTAAGCATGTTTGGCGAGCGTGACGGTAAGATGGACGCCATGCTGCGCTTTACTAAGCCGGTTACCGGCAGCTACTTTTTTGCGCCGTCGCTTGACGCGTTGCAGGCGCTGTAA
- the cysM gene encoding cysteine synthase CysM, which produces MTTLENTIGNTPLIKLQRLTPDNGSEIWLKLEGNNPAGSVKDRAAWSMIHQAELRGEIKPGDTLIEATSGNTGIALAMIAAMKGYRLRLLMPENMSQERQDAMRAYGAELVLVTREQGMEGARDLAQEMAARGEGRVLDQFNNPDNPLGHYLTTGPEIWQQSQQRMTHFVSSMGTTGTITGVGRYLRESAPTVKIIGLQPQEGSSIPGIRRWSSAYLPGIFRPELVDEVMDMTQQEAEETMRLLARREGIFCGVSSGGAVAGALRVAAAQPGSVVVAIICDRGDRYLSTGVFH; this is translated from the coding sequence GTGACCACACTGGAAAATACCATCGGTAATACGCCGCTGATTAAGTTGCAGCGCCTGACGCCTGACAACGGCAGCGAGATCTGGCTAAAACTGGAAGGTAATAATCCTGCGGGTTCGGTCAAGGATCGGGCGGCCTGGTCGATGATTCATCAGGCGGAACTGCGCGGTGAGATAAAACCAGGCGATACGCTGATTGAAGCCACCAGCGGCAACACCGGTATCGCGCTGGCGATGATTGCGGCAATGAAAGGCTATCGTCTGCGCCTGCTGATGCCGGAGAATATGAGCCAGGAGCGCCAGGACGCGATGCGTGCCTATGGTGCGGAACTGGTGCTGGTCACGCGCGAACAGGGTATGGAAGGGGCGCGGGATTTGGCGCAGGAGATGGCGGCGCGCGGTGAGGGCAGGGTGCTGGATCAGTTCAATAACCCCGATAATCCGCTCGGCCACTATCTGACCACCGGCCCGGAAATCTGGCAGCAGAGCCAGCAACGCATGACGCATTTCGTCTCCAGCATGGGAACGACCGGCACCATTACCGGTGTGGGACGCTACCTGCGCGAGTCTGCGCCGACGGTGAAGATTATTGGTTTGCAACCGCAGGAAGGCAGCAGCATTCCCGGTATTCGTCGCTGGTCGAGTGCCTATTTGCCCGGCATTTTTCGCCCGGAGCTGGTAGACGAAGTGATGGATATGACCCAGCAGGAAGCGGAAGAGACCATGCGGCTACTTGCACGGCGTGAAGGTATTTTCTGTGGTGTCAGTTCTGGCGGTGCGGTAGCCGGGGCATTGCGCGTTGCGGCGGCTCAGCCGGGTAGCGTGGTGGTGGCGATTATTTGCGATCGCGGCGACCGTTATCTCTCCACCGGTGTTTTCCACTAA
- the ptsI gene encoding phosphoenolpyruvate-protein phosphotransferase PtsI: MISGILASPGIAFGKALLLKEDEIVISRKKISDDQVEQEVQRFLDGRSKAASQLEAIKIKAGETFGEEKAAIFEGHIMLLEDEELEQEIIDLIKKDHATADAAAHSVIEGQAKALEELDDEYLKERAADVRDIGKRLLQNILGLHIVDLSAIEEESILVAKDLTPSETAQLNLKKVLGFITDLGGRTSHTSIMARSLELPAIVGTGSVTATVNNGDFLILDGVNNKVYINPTADVLEELKAIQTQYLSEKHELAKLKDLPAITLDGHQVEVCANIGTVRDVAGAERNGAEGVGLYRTEFLFMDRDSLPTEEEQFQAYKAVAEAMGSQAVIVRTMDIGGDKDLPYMNLPKEENPFLGWRAIRIAMDRKEILHAQLRAILRASSFGKLRIMFPMIISVEEVRFLKAELEMLKAQLREEGKAFDETIEMGIMVETPASAVIAHHLAKEVDFFSIGTNDLTQYTLAVDRGNDLISHLYNPMSPSVLGLIKQVIDASHAEGKWTGMCGELAGDERATLLLLGMGLDEFSMSAISIPSIKKIIRNTNFEDAKALAEQALAQPTADDLMNLVNKFIKEKTLC, from the coding sequence ATGATTTCAGGCATTTTAGCATCACCGGGTATCGCTTTCGGCAAAGCACTGCTGCTGAAGGAAGATGAGATCGTCATCAGCCGTAAAAAGATTTCTGATGACCAGGTTGAGCAGGAAGTACAGCGCTTCCTTGATGGACGCAGCAAAGCTGCTTCTCAGCTCGAAGCCATCAAAATCAAAGCCGGTGAAACCTTCGGTGAAGAAAAAGCGGCGATCTTTGAAGGTCACATCATGCTGCTGGAAGACGAAGAGCTGGAGCAGGAAATCATCGACCTGATCAAGAAAGATCACGCGACTGCTGATGCTGCGGCCCACTCCGTCATTGAAGGCCAGGCGAAAGCGCTGGAAGAACTGGATGACGAATACCTGAAAGAACGTGCGGCTGACGTGCGTGATATCGGTAAGCGCCTGCTGCAAAATATCCTTGGCCTGCATATCGTTGACCTGAGCGCCATCGAGGAAGAATCCATTCTGGTGGCGAAAGATCTGACACCATCAGAAACCGCACAGCTGAACCTGAAAAAGGTGCTGGGCTTTATCACCGATCTTGGTGGCCGTACCTCGCACACCTCCATCATGGCGCGTTCGCTTGAACTGCCTGCGATTGTCGGTACCGGTAGCGTGACCGCCACCGTGAACAATGGCGATTTTCTGATTCTGGATGGCGTAAACAACAAAGTTTACATCAACCCGACAGCAGACGTACTGGAAGAGCTGAAAGCCATCCAGACGCAATATTTGTCTGAAAAACATGAACTGGCGAAACTGAAAGATCTGCCGGCAATCACGCTGGATGGTCATCAGGTTGAAGTGTGCGCCAATATCGGTACCGTCCGTGATGTGGCGGGTGCCGAGCGTAACGGTGCCGAAGGCGTGGGCCTGTATCGTACCGAGTTCCTGTTTATGGACCGTGATTCACTGCCGACTGAAGAAGAACAGTTCCAGGCTTACAAAGCCGTCGCTGAAGCCATGGGCTCCCAGGCGGTTATCGTTCGTACCATGGATATCGGCGGCGACAAAGACCTGCCATACATGAACCTGCCGAAAGAAGAAAACCCGTTCCTCGGCTGGCGTGCGATTCGTATCGCCATGGACCGCAAAGAGATTCTGCACGCCCAGCTGCGTGCGATTCTGCGTGCGTCCTCGTTTGGCAAACTGCGTATCATGTTCCCGATGATCATTTCCGTGGAAGAAGTTCGCTTCCTGAAAGCCGAACTGGAAATGCTGAAAGCGCAATTGCGTGAAGAAGGTAAAGCCTTTGATGAGACCATTGAGATGGGCATCATGGTAGAAACACCGGCTTCCGCGGTTATCGCTCACCACCTGGCGAAAGAAGTCGATTTCTTCAGTATTGGGACAAACGACCTGACGCAGTATACTCTGGCGGTCGATCGTGGTAATGATTTGATTTCTCACCTCTATAACCCAATGTCGCCTTCCGTTCTGGGCCTCATCAAGCAAGTGATCGATGCATCACATGCCGAAGGGAAATGGACCGGCATGTGTGGTGAGCTGGCTGGTGATGAACGTGCTACACTACTGTTACTGGGAATGGGGCTGGACGAATTCAGCATGAGTGCCATTTCAATCCCGAGCATCAAGAAAATTATTCGTAATACCAATTTTGAAGATGCGAAGGCTTTGGCGGAGCAGGCTCTGGCTCAACCCACAGCAGATGATTTGATGAACCTGGTTAACAAGTTTATTAAAGAAAAAACGCTCTGCTGA
- a CDS encoding ATP-binding protein gives MKQHSYRGRMFWKILLGFWIVFVIISQLLWLGFSLSGNRHEPPEIVAIRRIVNLQMASAVSVLERGGPGALDDMMADWEPNDRQFFSVIQHNKPVTNQNTPPEGLPPEGFNEPFHGPFPDVIVRWVKGSDGKEYELRYDVKGLREDSSMGVGGPRRILNIPEPMFTFAGALGLLFSLLLAWNLTRPMRQLREGFARVSSGDLSVRLYPVMRKRHDELSSVAQDFDAMVERLDTLVKAREELLHDISHELRSPLARLQLATGLARQTPESVETSLNRIDEEARRLDKMIGELLTLSRAEHESMPGEQYFDLTGLLHAVVTDVRYEAQIPGVKVDFQVDENADYTVHGNAELIRRGVENVLRNALRFSHRGQHIQVRLQAENQWLAIRVRDQGPGVDDEKLSSIFDPFVRVNSPLMGKGYGLGLSIVRKVILAHHGEVQAVNRPEGGLELTLRLPRWKQN, from the coding sequence ATGAAGCAGCACAGCTATCGTGGCCGGATGTTCTGGAAGATCCTGCTGGGCTTCTGGATCGTATTTGTGATTATCAGCCAGCTGCTGTGGCTCGGTTTTTCTCTCTCCGGTAATCGCCATGAACCCCCTGAAATCGTGGCGATTCGGCGCATTGTCAATTTGCAGATGGCGTCGGCAGTGTCGGTGCTGGAACGCGGTGGGCCAGGTGCACTCGACGATATGATGGCTGACTGGGAACCGAACGATCGGCAGTTCTTTTCGGTGATTCAGCACAATAAACCGGTAACCAATCAGAATACGCCACCCGAGGGTTTGCCACCGGAAGGGTTTAATGAACCCTTCCACGGCCCTTTCCCGGATGTGATTGTACGCTGGGTCAAAGGGTCTGACGGCAAAGAGTACGAACTACGCTACGATGTGAAAGGCCTGCGTGAGGATAGTTCAATGGGCGTGGGCGGCCCGCGTCGTATCCTGAATATTCCTGAGCCGATGTTTACCTTCGCGGGTGCGCTGGGGCTGCTGTTTAGCCTGCTGCTGGCGTGGAACCTGACGCGTCCGATGCGTCAGCTGCGTGAAGGTTTTGCCCGCGTGAGTAGCGGTGATTTGAGCGTGCGTCTCTACCCGGTGATGCGTAAGCGTCATGATGAGTTGTCCAGCGTGGCGCAGGATTTTGACGCCATGGTGGAACGGCTGGATACGCTGGTGAAAGCGCGTGAGGAGCTGTTGCATGATATCTCCCATGAATTGCGTTCGCCGCTGGCGCGTCTGCAACTGGCAACCGGTCTGGCGCGCCAGACGCCGGAAAGCGTAGAAACTTCCCTGAACCGTATCGATGAGGAAGCGCGTCGTCTCGATAAGATGATTGGCGAGTTGCTGACTTTGTCGCGTGCCGAGCACGAAAGTATGCCTGGGGAGCAGTATTTCGACCTCACCGGCCTGCTGCATGCGGTGGTGACCGATGTGCGCTATGAGGCACAGATTCCGGGCGTGAAGGTTGATTTTCAGGTTGATGAAAATGCCGACTACACCGTACACGGTAATGCGGAGCTGATTCGTCGTGGGGTGGAGAATGTGCTGCGTAACGCGCTGCGTTTCTCCCATCGCGGCCAGCATATTCAGGTGCGTTTGCAGGCGGAGAACCAGTGGCTGGCGATTCGTGTACGCGATCAGGGGCCGGGTGTCGATGACGAGAAGCTTTCCAGTATTTTTGATCCCTTCGTGCGGGTAAATTCACCGCTGATGGGCAAAGGTTATGGCCTGGGGCTGTCCATCGTTCGTAAGGTGATCCTGGCGCATCACGGTGAAGTGCAGGCGGTTAATCGCCCGGAAGGGGGCCTGGAACTGACGCTGAGGCTGCCACGCTGGAAGCAGAATTAA
- the ptsH gene encoding phosphocarrier protein Hpr: MFQQEVTITAPNGLHTRPAAQFVKEAKAFQSEITVTSNGKSASAKSLFKLQTLGLTQGTVVTLSAEGEDEQQAVEHLVKLMAELE; encoded by the coding sequence ATGTTCCAGCAAGAAGTTACCATTACCGCACCTAACGGCCTCCACACTCGTCCTGCAGCTCAGTTCGTTAAAGAAGCCAAGGCTTTCCAGTCAGAAATCACAGTGACCTCCAATGGCAAATCCGCCAGCGCGAAAAGCCTGTTCAAACTGCAGACACTGGGTCTGACTCAGGGTACGGTTGTTACGCTGTCTGCCGAAGGTGAAGATGAGCAGCAAGCGGTTGAACACCTGGTAAAACTGATGGCTGAGCTGGAGTAA
- the cysT gene encoding sulfate/thiosulfate ABC transporter permease CysT has product MFASTQKRVLPGFGISLGTSLLFTCLILLLPISALLMQLSKMTLAQYWEVITNPQLVAAYKVTLLSAGVASLFNAVFGMLMAWILTRYRFPGRTLLDGLMDLPFALPTAVAGLTLAGLFSVNGWYGQWLAQFDIKVSYTWLGIAVAMAFTSIPFVVRTVQPVLEELGPEYEEAAETLGATPWQSFRRVVLPEVAPALLAGTALSFTRSLGEFGAVIFIAGNIAWKTEVTSLMIFVRLQEFDYPAASAIASVILAASLLLLFAINTLQSRFGRRLGGQ; this is encoded by the coding sequence ATGTTTGCCTCAACGCAAAAGCGGGTGCTGCCCGGATTTGGTATCAGCCTCGGCACCAGCCTGCTGTTTACCTGCCTGATTCTGCTGCTGCCGATTAGCGCGTTACTGATGCAGCTGTCAAAAATGACGCTGGCGCAGTACTGGGAAGTGATCACCAATCCGCAGCTGGTGGCGGCGTATAAAGTGACGCTGTTGTCTGCCGGGGTGGCATCCCTGTTCAATGCGGTGTTTGGCATGCTGATGGCGTGGATCCTGACCCGTTATCGCTTTCCGGGGCGTACCCTGCTTGATGGCCTGATGGATTTACCCTTTGCACTGCCAACGGCAGTAGCCGGTCTGACGCTGGCGGGGTTGTTCTCGGTTAATGGCTGGTACGGTCAATGGCTGGCGCAGTTCGATATCAAGGTTTCTTACACCTGGCTCGGCATTGCGGTGGCGATGGCCTTTACCAGCATTCCGTTTGTGGTGCGTACTGTGCAACCGGTGCTGGAAGAGTTAGGGCCGGAATACGAAGAAGCCGCCGAAACCCTCGGGGCGACACCGTGGCAGAGCTTCCGCCGCGTGGTGTTGCCGGAAGTGGCTCCGGCTTTGCTGGCGGGTACGGCGCTGTCGTTTACCCGCAGTCTCGGTGAGTTTGGCGCGGTGATCTTTATCGCCGGTAATATTGCGTGGAAAACTGAAGTGACCTCGCTGATGATTTTTGTGCGTTTGCAGGAGTTTGATTATCCGGCAGCCAGCGCCATCGCCTCGGTGATCCTTGCCGCCTCGTTGCTGCTGCTGTTCGCCATCAACACCCTGCAAAGCCGCTTTGGCCGTCGTTTAGGAGGCCAATGA
- a CDS encoding response regulator transcription factor: MKILLVDDDLELGTMLSQYLIAEGFDAQLVLTGSAGVEGALSGNYTAMILDIMLPDMSGIDVLRQVRQNSRLPVIMLTAKGDNIDRVIGLEMGADDYVPKPCYPRELVARLRAVLRRFEDQAPLPDKKEVLRWGDLSLNPATRITEWQGKAFDLTASEFNLLDLLMRAPDRVVSKDELSEKGLGRPREAYDRSVDVHISNIRQKLAALTADNVNIETVRSIGYRIR, encoded by the coding sequence ATGAAAATTCTGCTTGTTGATGACGATTTAGAGCTTGGTACTATGCTGAGCCAATACCTGATTGCGGAAGGCTTTGATGCACAACTGGTTTTAACCGGAAGTGCTGGAGTTGAAGGTGCGCTTTCAGGCAATTATACCGCCATGATCCTCGATATCATGCTGCCGGATATGAGCGGAATTGATGTGCTGCGCCAGGTGCGGCAGAACAGCCGCCTGCCGGTGATCATGCTGACGGCCAAAGGCGACAATATTGATCGCGTGATTGGCCTGGAGATGGGTGCGGACGATTATGTGCCGAAACCCTGCTATCCGCGTGAACTGGTGGCGCGCCTGCGCGCGGTGCTGCGTCGCTTTGAAGATCAGGCACCGTTGCCCGATAAAAAAGAAGTGCTGCGCTGGGGCGATTTAAGCCTCAATCCGGCGACCCGTATCACCGAGTGGCAGGGCAAAGCCTTTGACCTGACCGCTTCAGAATTCAATCTGCTTGACCTGCTGATGCGTGCCCCGGATCGTGTGGTATCGAAAGATGAACTGTCGGAGAAAGGGCTGGGCCGTCCGCGTGAAGCCTATGACCGTAGCGTCGACGTACATATCAGTAATATTCGTCAAAAGCTGGCGGCGTTAACCGCAGACAACGTCAACATTGAAACCGTGCGCAGTATTGGTTATCGCATTCGATGA
- the crr gene encoding PTS glucose transporter subunit IIA, with amino-acid sequence MGLFSKLFGDKTESASGTIEIVAPLSGEIVNIEDVPDVVFAEKIVGDGIAIKPSGNKMVAPVDGTIGKIFETNHAFSIESDNGIELFVHFGIDTVELKGEGFKRIAEEGQKVKKGDVVIEFDLPLLEEKAKSTLTPVVISNMDEIKDLIKLSGPVTVGETPVIRIKK; translated from the coding sequence ATGGGTTTGTTTTCTAAACTTTTTGGCGACAAAACAGAAAGCGCTTCCGGAACCATTGAAATCGTAGCGCCTCTGTCAGGCGAAATCGTGAATATTGAAGACGTACCAGATGTGGTATTCGCGGAGAAAATTGTCGGTGACGGTATCGCCATCAAACCTTCAGGCAACAAAATGGTTGCACCAGTTGATGGGACCATCGGCAAAATTTTCGAAACCAATCACGCATTTTCAATCGAGTCTGACAACGGCATCGAGCTGTTTGTCCACTTCGGTATCGACACGGTTGAACTGAAAGGTGAAGGCTTCAAACGTATCGCTGAAGAAGGCCAGAAAGTGAAAAAAGGCGACGTGGTGATCGAATTTGATCTGCCGCTGCTGGAAGAGAAAGCAAAGTCCACGCTGACGCCGGTTGTGATCTCTAATATGGATGAGATCAAAGACCTGATCAAACTCTCTGGTCCGGTAACCGTGGGTGAAACCCCGGTGATTCGTATCAAGAAATAA
- the cysW gene encoding sulfate/thiosulfate ABC transporter permease CysW produces MAEISQINRVDRSPINWGKWLLIGIGALVSIMLLVVPMISIFWEALNQGLGTALGNLKDGDMLHAIWLTVMVALITVPVNLVFGTLLAWLVTRFNFPGRQLLLTLFDIPFAVSPVVAGLMYLLFWGINGPAGGWLDAHNIQIMFAWPGMVLATIFVTCPFVVRELVPVMLSQGSNEDEAAVLLGASGWQMFRRVTLPNIRWALLYGVVLTNARTIGEFGAVSVVSGSIRGETYTLPLQVELLHQDYNTVGAFTAAALLTLMAIVTLFLKSVVQWRLEHQRKRQQEENHEH; encoded by the coding sequence ATGGCAGAGATTTCGCAAATCAATCGGGTTGATCGCTCGCCGATTAACTGGGGCAAATGGCTGCTGATCGGCATTGGCGCGCTGGTTTCCATCATGTTGCTGGTGGTGCCGATGATCTCCATCTTCTGGGAAGCGCTTAATCAGGGCCTGGGCACCGCCCTCGGCAACCTGAAAGATGGCGATATGCTGCATGCCATCTGGCTGACGGTGATGGTGGCGTTGATCACCGTACCGGTTAACCTGGTGTTCGGTACGCTGCTGGCGTGGCTGGTGACGCGTTTTAACTTCCCAGGTCGCCAGCTGTTGCTGACGTTGTTCGATATTCCTTTTGCGGTGTCCCCGGTGGTTGCGGGTTTGATGTACCTGCTGTTCTGGGGGATCAACGGCCCGGCAGGTGGCTGGCTGGACGCACACAATATCCAGATTATGTTTGCCTGGCCCGGCATGGTGCTGGCGACCATTTTCGTTACCTGTCCGTTTGTGGTGCGCGAACTGGTGCCGGTGATGCTCAGCCAGGGCAGTAACGAAGATGAGGCCGCGGTGCTGCTTGGCGCATCCGGCTGGCAGATGTTCCGCCGCGTCACGCTGCCGAATATCCGCTGGGCGTTGTTGTACGGCGTGGTACTGACCAATGCCCGTACCATCGGCGAATTTGGTGCGGTCTCGGTGGTATCGGGATCGATTCGCGGCGAAACCTATACTTTGCCGCTTCAGGTTGAATTACTGCATCAGGACTACAACACCGTTGGCGCATTTACTGCCGCCGCGCTGCTGACCCTGATGGCGATAGTGACACTGTTTCTGAAAAGCGTGGTGCAGTGGCGTTTAGAGCATCAGCGGAAACGCCAACAGGAGGAAAATCATGAGCATTGA
- the cysA gene encoding sulfate/thiosulfate ABC transporter ATP-binding protein CysA, translated as MSIEIKQINKSFGRTPVLNDISLDIPSGQMVALLGPSGSGKTTLLRIIAGLEHQNSGQIQFHGKDVSRLHARDRQVGFVFQHYALFRHMTVFDNIAFGLTVLPRRERPSSAEIKQRVTRLLEMVQLSHLASRFPAQLSGGQKQRVALARALAVEPQILLLDEPFGALDAQVRKELRRWLRQLHEELKFTSVFVTHDQEEAMEVADSVVVMSQGNIEQVGTPDEVWRDPATRFVLEFLGEVNRFDGEVHGSQFHVAAHRWPLGYTPAHQGPVDLFLRPWEIDVSRQSSLETPLPVQVLEVSPRGHFWQLVVQPAGWQSEPFTLVFDGEQSAPIRGERLFVGLQQARLYQGTTPLRAVAFAESA; from the coding sequence ATGAGCATTGAGATTAAACAAATTAACAAATCGTTTGGCCGCACGCCGGTGTTGAACGATATCTCTCTGGATATTCCTTCCGGCCAGATGGTGGCGCTGCTGGGTCCATCCGGTTCGGGTAAAACCACGCTGCTGCGTATCATCGCCGGTCTGGAACATCAGAACAGCGGTCAAATCCAGTTCCACGGTAAAGACGTCAGCCGCCTGCACGCGCGCGATCGCCAGGTGGGGTTTGTCTTTCAGCATTACGCGCTGTTTCGCCATATGACGGTGTTTGACAACATCGCGTTTGGTCTGACGGTGCTGCCGCGCCGCGAGCGTCCCTCCAGCGCGGAAATCAAACAGCGCGTGACCCGTCTGCTGGAGATGGTGCAGTTGAGTCATCTCGCCAGCCGTTTCCCGGCACAGCTGTCGGGCGGTCAGAAACAGCGCGTCGCACTGGCGCGTGCGCTGGCCGTAGAACCGCAAATTTTATTGCTGGATGAACCCTTCGGTGCGCTCGATGCCCAGGTGCGTAAAGAGCTGCGTCGCTGGCTGCGTCAGCTGCATGAAGAACTGAAATTCACCAGCGTGTTCGTGACCCACGATCAGGAAGAAGCGATGGAAGTCGCCGACAGCGTGGTGGTGATGAGCCAGGGCAATATTGAGCAGGTCGGCACACCCGATGAAGTATGGCGCGATCCGGCCACCCGCTTCGTGCTGGAGTTCCTCGGCGAAGTTAACCGCTTTGATGGTGAAGTGCATGGCTCGCAATTCCATGTTGCTGCCCATCGCTGGCCGCTGGGCTATACTCCGGCGCACCAGGGTCCGGTCGATCTGTTCCTGCGTCCGTGGGAGATTGATGTATCGCGCCAGAGCAGCCTGGAAACGCCGCTGCCTGTGCAGGTGCTGGAAGTTAGCCCACGCGGACATTTCTGGCAGCTGGTGGTACAACCGGCTGGCTGGCAGAGCGAACCCTTTACGCTGGTGTTTGATGGAGAGCAAAGCGCCCCGATTCGCGGCGAGCGTTTGTTTGTCGGCCTGCAACAGGCCCGGCTTTACCAGGGCACCACACCGCTACGCGCGGTTGCCTTTGCCGAGAGCGCCTGA
- a CDS encoding sulfate ABC transporter substrate-binding protein: protein MTLPVFNKLVGGIALSLAMAGAVQATELLNSSYDVSRELFVALNAPFEQQWDASHPGDKLTIKQSHAGSSKQALAILQGLRADVVTYNQVTDVQVLHDKGQLIPADWQTRLPNNSSPFYSTMAFLVRKGNPKNIHDWADLARNDVKLIFPNPKTSGNGRYTYLAAWGAADQADGKDQAKTEAFMTQFLKNVEVFDTGGRGATTTFAERGLGDVLISFESEVNNIRNQYAKDGYEVIVPKTNILAEFPVAWVDKNVEHNGTTDAAKAYLNYLYTPEAQKIITSFYYRVNNPQLMAAQQDRFPQTHLFNVGEAFGGWDNVMKTHFASGAELDKLLAAGRG, encoded by the coding sequence ATGACACTTCCCGTTTTTAACAAGTTGGTTGGCGGTATCGCGCTTTCGCTGGCGATGGCGGGGGCTGTGCAGGCGACAGAGTTGCTCAACAGCTCGTATGACGTCTCGCGTGAACTGTTTGTCGCCCTGAATGCGCCTTTTGAACAGCAGTGGGATGCCAGCCATCCGGGTGACAAGCTGACGATTAAACAATCGCATGCCGGGTCATCAAAACAGGCGCTGGCGATCCTCCAGGGGTTACGTGCCGATGTGGTGACCTATAACCAGGTAACGGATGTGCAGGTGCTGCACGACAAAGGCCAGCTGATCCCGGCCGACTGGCAGACTCGCCTGCCGAATAACAGCTCTCCGTTTTACTCCACCATGGCGTTTCTGGTACGTAAGGGTAACCCGAAGAATATTCACGACTGGGCCGATCTGGCACGGAATGACGTAAAACTGATTTTCCCGAATCCAAAAACCTCCGGCAATGGCCGCTACACCTATCTGGCTGCGTGGGGCGCGGCGGATCAGGCCGATGGTAAAGACCAGGCCAAAACCGAAGCCTTTATGACGCAATTCCTGAAAAACGTCGAAGTATTTGATACCGGTGGCCGTGGTGCCACCACCACCTTCGCTGAGCGCGGCCTGGGTGATGTGCTGATTAGCTTTGAGTCAGAAGTGAATAACATCCGTAACCAGTACGCCAAAGATGGCTACGAAGTGATTGTGCCGAAGACCAACATCCTCGCCGAATTCCCGGTGGCCTGGGTGGATAAAAACGTTGAGCACAATGGCACCACGGACGCGGCGAAAGCCTACCTGAATTATCTCTACACACCGGAAGCACAGAAAATCATCACCAGTTTTTACTATCGCGTGAACAACCCGCAGCTGATGGCAGCACAGCAGGACCGCTTCCCGCAGACCCACCTGTTCAATGTCGGTGAGGCATTTGGTGGCTGGGATAACGTGATGAAAACCCATTTTGCCAGTGGCGCTGAGCTGGACAAATTGCTGGCAGCGGGGCGCGGTTAA